In Populus alba chromosome 1, ASM523922v2, whole genome shotgun sequence, a single window of DNA contains:
- the LOC140955268 gene encoding uncharacterized protein, protein MASRKNASGNRFDVGWQHGIDVDKNSRKVLCKYCQKIISGGIFRFKQHLACTRKDVESCQQVPENVKQMILGVLVKNLEATEKKRKALQYSGNDVDDDEIKEISSKDKGKRVASRSGSTQTTLNQLLKKDIREEACRQIARFFYTSAIPFNCVKNPEFIKALEMVAKHGPGFKPPSYYDIREKYLKQEVDQTMKFLEEYKLEWKKTGCSIMSDGWTDKKRRCICNFLVNSPKGTVFLSSVDTSNMSKTADKVFEMLDAIVERIGEENVVQVVTDNAANYKAARKLLMEKRKSLFWTPCVAHCIDLILEDFEKKLEVHQVCKNRRRETNSKLCFKAVFPLIKVLRLIDSDEKPAMSFIYKDAKGLFGIDAAKTARDKKTPAQWWDSYGDECPEFQRFAIRVLSLTCTSSGCERNWSAFEMQADDFGMEDDLSSDDDWITDGEKHPNFDFLGTITSATRRQNGNEDESDEEEIPKNVEMESHGIEDDLDIQIDDIGVGTSSSTNVHNIGVGTSSDTNNPLDANDIDECLRNDEEDEGNEADFSLHDTPADCLF, encoded by the exons ATGGCATCTAGAAAAAATGCTTCTGGTAATAGGTTTGATGTTGGATGGCAGCATGGGATAGATGTTgataaaaattctagaaaagttTTGTGCAAgtattgtcaaaaaattattagtggAGGTATATTTCGTTTCAAACAGCATTTGGCTTGCACTCGTAAGGATGTTGAGTCATGTCAGCAAGTGCCAGAAAATGTTAAGCAGATGATTTTAGGTGTTTTGGTGAAAAATCTAGAggcaactgaaaagaaaagaaaggcccTTCAATATAGTGGAaatgatgttgatgatgatgaaataaaagaaattagctcCAAGGACAAAGGAAAGAGAGTAGCTAGTAGGAGTGGAAGTACACAAACAACTCTAAATCAATTGCTAAAAAAGGATATTAGAGAAGAAGCATGTCGACAAATTGCTAGGTTTTTCTACACTAGTGCAATTCCatttaattgtgtaaaaaacCCCGAGTTTATTAAAGCACTTGAAATGGTTGCAAAGCATGGGCCAGGTTTCAAGCCTCCATCCTACTATGATATTAGAGAGAAGTATTTGAAGCAAGAAGTGGATCAAACAATGAAATTTCTTGAGGAGTACAAGctagaatggaaaaaaacagGTTGTTCAATAATGTCTGATGGATGGACAGATAAAAAAAGACGTTGTATTTGTAACTTTTTGGTTAATAGTCCTAAAGGGACAGTTTTTTTGTCATCGGTGGATACTTCTAATATGTCCAAGACTGCTGATAAGGTATTTGAGATGTTAGATGCCATTGTGGAGAGGATTGGGGAGGAAAATGTTGTCCAAGTAGTCACCGATAATGCTGCAAATTATAAGGCAGCGAGAAAATtattaatggaaaaaagaaagagtttgttttggacACCATGTGTTGCCCATTGTATTGACTTGATATTAGAAGATTTTGAGAAGAAGTTAGAGGTTCATCAA GTTTGCAAGaatagaagaagggaaacgaattcaaaattgtgttttaaggCAGTGTTTCCTCTAATTAAAGTTCTTCGATTAATTGATTCTGATGAGAAACCAGCtatgagttttatatataaa GATGCAAAAGGGTTGTTTGGCATTGACGCTGCCAAGACAGCAAGAGATAAAAAAACTCCAGCTCAATGGTGGGATTCTTATGGGGATGAATGTCCAGAATTTCAAAGGTTTGCAATCCGAGTTCTAAGCTTGACTTGTACTTCATCTGGATGTGAGCGTAATTGGAGTGCATTTGAaatg caagctgatgattttggtaTGGAAGATGATCTTTCATctgatgatgattggataaCCGATGGAGAAAAACAtccaaactttgattttcttggtaCTATTACCAGTGCAACACGAAGACAAAATGGTAAtgaagatgaaagtgatgaagaagaaattcctAAAAATGTTGAAATGGAGAGTCATGgtattgaagatgatttggatattcaaattgatgatattggtgtTGGTACTAGTAGTAGCACTAATGTTCATAATATTGGTGTTGGTACTAGTAGTGATACTAATAATCCTCTTGATgctaatgatattgatgaatgCTTGAGgaatgatgaggaagatgaagggAATGAAGCTGATTTTAGTTTACATGATACACCAgcagattgtttattttaa